A genomic segment from Maridesulfovibrio ferrireducens encodes:
- a CDS encoding thiamine pyrophosphate-dependent enzyme, translating into MQELAKIYGETLLLDKKFSYCPGCGHGIVTRLVAEAIEALGIRKRTISVVGIGCGGFSHHYMEIDAIEAMHGRAPAVAVGYKVAKPENIVYTYQGDGDCSAIGLAELLHTANRGMPVTCFMINNNLFGMTGGQMSPSTLEGQITSTTPNGRDVHQHGYPLRVPEMMADMHGAKYVARESVCDAKSIRKAASSVRKALDCQMKGLGFSFVEFIVPCPTGLKLSVPDSYKWNKEKMVEYFKPQIFKNEMEQNDEN; encoded by the coding sequence ATGCAAGAACTCGCAAAAATTTATGGTGAAACACTGCTGCTGGATAAGAAGTTCAGTTACTGTCCCGGTTGCGGTCACGGTATTGTAACGCGCCTTGTTGCGGAAGCTATTGAAGCTCTAGGCATTCGTAAACGTACAATAAGCGTTGTCGGTATCGGTTGTGGTGGGTTTTCTCATCACTATATGGAAATCGATGCCATTGAAGCTATGCATGGTCGCGCTCCTGCTGTTGCAGTCGGTTACAAAGTCGCGAAGCCTGAAAACATCGTCTATACCTATCAGGGAGACGGAGATTGCAGTGCTATCGGTCTAGCTGAATTGTTGCATACAGCTAACCGCGGTATGCCGGTTACTTGTTTCATGATCAACAACAACCTGTTCGGCATGACTGGCGGACAGATGTCTCCTTCCACGCTTGAAGGTCAGATTACCTCCACTACTCCTAATGGCCGTGATGTGCATCAGCATGGTTATCCTCTGCGTGTCCCCGAAATGATGGCGGATATGCACGGTGCCAAGTATGTCGCCCGCGAATCCGTTTGTGACGCCAAGAGCATCCGCAAAGCTGCAAGCAGCGTGCGTAAAGCTCTGGACTGTCAAATGAAGGGTCTTGGTTTTTCCTTCGTTGAATTCATTGTTCCTTGTCCGACTGGCCTCAAGCTTTCTGTGCCGGATTCTTACAAGTGGAACAAAGAAAAAATGGTGGAGTACTTCAAGCCACAGATTTTCAAAAATGAGATGGAGCAGAATGATGAGAACTAA